The Rhodothermales bacterium DNA segment GGGCATTACACAGGCTTTAACAGCCAGCACGACGGGATCGTGTTCTGGGCGGATGGAGACAACGTGGTCGTCAACATCGCCGGCAGCTACTCGGGGCTCGATAACATCAACATCGAAAACAACGACGATATCGTCGTCGCTGGCTTTGTCGTGCGCGATGCGCCTCGGGCTGGCATTCGCGTCGTCAACGCGGAGCGGGTGACCGTGCGGGGCAACACCGTGGGACCCAACGGGAAATGGGGGATATTTTCGGGCTTCGCGCGGGACATCCGGGTGATTGCTAATACCACCTTCGGCTCGGCCGACGAACACGGTATCTACATCAGCAACAGCGATGGGCCGGCCGACAACGCGACCGTTGCCGGAAATGTCTCCTACGGGAATACCGTCAACGGCATCCAGTTTAACGGCGACTGTTACGCCGGCGGGGATGGCACGCTCGACGGCGGATTGATCGAAGGAAACACGGTGTACGACAACGGCGCCAAAGGCCTCAGCATCATCAGCGCGCCGGGCGTCCGTATCCAGAATAACCTCATCTACGAAAACCGGCGCGGACCCGCGGGAGCGGCCGGCATCCACCTGGTCGATGAACCCGGTTGCGGCAAGCCGACCACCGACGCCATCGTCGTGAACAACACAATCATCGAGCCGCGCATGGCCGGCATCCGGATCAAC contains these protein-coding regions:
- a CDS encoding right-handed parallel beta-helix repeat-containing protein; the protein is MRLLIGYLLLLATPAAAQTTYHVAPSGSDANPGTAGSPWATLQHAADEANTPGDTVNVINGHYTGFNSQHDGIVFWADGDNVVVNIAGSYSGLDNINIENNDDIVVAGFVVRDAPRAGIRVVNAERVTVRGNTVGPNGKWGIFSGFARDIRVIANTTFGSADEHGIYISNSDGPADNATVAGNVSYGNTVNGIQFNGDCYAGGDGTLDGGLIEGNTVYDNGAKGLSIISAPGVRIQNNLIYENRRGPAGAAGIHLVDEPGCGKPTTDAIVVNNTIIEPRMAGIRINDGATRNGVFNNLIVSGNPIADEEGGNAIDGASNITASTTAGLFVDAAGFDFHLIDSSIAVDAGVLTYQSISAPQVDFAGWPRVAG